The window GGCGAGATGGAGGGTGCTGCGGTCAGTCGGTCGAGTCGCGCGGCGTCGCCGGCATCGTGGAGCGGTTCGCGAGGAGTCTCCGGCGTTGTGGATGCTGGGGCGGGCTTGGGGAGAGGTGCTTGGGCTAGCCGGTCCAAAATGCGTGGGCCTGTTTCGGGGGAGAGACTGTCCCCTCGAATGAAGGCGGCCACTTGATTGCCGCTGGTGGCCCCGGAGGTTTGGCCGCCGGCGTGGCGGGCCTTTTCCACGATGTCGAGGAAGAGCGACTCCAAGGTGCGGGAGGGGGTTTCGAGCCGGATGTTCTCGGCGGGAACTTCTTTGGAGAGCAGCGAGATCATGGACGCCACCGTCTCACGCGAGAGGGCGGGCGTGGTGACACGCAAGCTGTCGGGTGTCGCGAGCAATTCTTTCATCGAGCCCAGCGCCTGCACCTTGCCTCCGTAATAGACGACCACCCGGTCGCAGACGTCCTCGACATCGGCGAGGAGGTGGCTGCTGAGGATGACGGTTTTGCCGCGGCGCGCGAGGGCCAGGATGAGATCTTTGACCTCGCGACATCCGACCGGGTCGAGACCGGCGGTGGGTTCGTCGAGGATGACGAGATCGGGATCGTTGATCAGAGCCTGCGCGAGGCCAATCCGCCGTTGCATGCCTTTGGAGAATTCCCCCACGGAACGGCGCTGCACGGATTTCAGCCCGACCATTTCCAGCAGTTGTTCCGTGCGCCGCTGACGTTCGGCTTTGGACAACCGGAAGATGCCGCCGAACAAGTCCAGGGTTTCCTCGGAATTCAGAAAGCGATACAAGTAGGATTCTTCAGGAAGATAACCGATGCGTGCTTTGGTGGGAACGTGGGACGGATGGTGGCCGAACACTTCCACGTGGCCGCTCGTGGCGTGAAGGAGGCCGAGCAGGATCTTGATCGTGGTGGACTTGCCGGAACCGTTGGGGCCGAGCAGTCCGAAGACCTCGCCTTGGCGGACATCGAAATCAACGCCATCCACGGCGCGGGCACGCGGACGCCCCCAGAAATCCTTGAAGACCCTGGTTAGGCCGCGAATGACCACGACGGAACCGCCGGGGTTTTCGGAATGGGACGGTGAGCGATGGGGGAGATTCATGCGGGTCGGAAGAGGGTGAAATTATCCCGCGAGTTCGCGTCCGCGGAAACTGAGCAGCGCGAGGGAGAGGGTTCCGATGAGGAGGCAGGCGGCGTAGGCGCCGGATTGGGCGACGTAAGACCAGGGGATCGTTTTGCCCGGGGTCAGGCCATCGGCGACCCAAAAGAGTTGTAGATTAGGGAGGGCGGCCCGGGCCAGTTGAGCCCAGGAAGCGTTTTGGGCGAGGGCGTTTTGCAGCAGGTAATCACTCATGAGCCCGAGGAGAAATATTCCGGAACAGAGAGCGAGGGTGGGTCCGACGTCGAGGCGCGTGGTGCAGGCGAGGGCGATGGCGCCGAGAATGAGCAGGGCCATCAAGAGGAGCACGGTCGCGGGGATGAGGCGCCAGTCGATGCCTTGCCCCCAAGTTTGGAATTGGCCATGCCGGTCGAAGCTATTCACCCCGAGAAACACGAGGGACATGAGCAGGGCGAGTGCCAGGGAGGAATCGCCCACGAACGGGCGGTTGCCGAGGTAGTTGGCGACTGCTCCGTAGGCGAGGGCTCCGGCGATCGCCGCGAAATAGAGGCTGGCGGCGAGACGGTCGGGGGCACCGGTGACGTCGAAGGCCATGCGGCTGGCGAGAAGCGCGCAGAGACCCAGGAGGGCGAGGGCGAAGGCCAGGGCGATGCCCAAGCCGGTGAATTTGCCCAGGAGAAAGGCGAATCGTCCGACGGGTTTGGCGAGCACGGTGAGGGCGGTGCCCGCGCGAATCTCACGCGCGAGGGTGCTGGAAGCGCCGAGCACCACATAGAACAGCCCGGCGAGAAAGACCAGGGCCAGCACCATGTTCTTGACCAGGCGGGCGTCGTCGCCGAAACCGAAATAGTAGACGTTGGCGGAAAGACCGATGAACGAAGAAGCACCAAACAAGACGATCAAGCTCGCCGGCTGCCGGAGCAGTTCGGCGAAGGCGTTGCGAGCGATGAGCCAGAATGCCATGATCCGCGCTCATCCTCGCGTCATTCAATTTCGGTTGGCAAGAGAGGATTGGGTTTCCTGGACGGGTGTTTTGCACTTTCGTGAAACCTTGTCGCGGGGCTGGTGTTGGCTACAGTGACTGAGATGTCAGCGGTGAATGATCCCGATGCCGACTTGATGCTCCGCGTCAAGCGGGGGGACATGCGTGCTTTCGAGACTCTCGTTGAAAAATACAAGCAACCCGTCGCCCATCTCATCTTTCGTTCCCTGCCGGATGCGGCCGAGGCCGAGGACTTAGCCCAGGCCGTCTTCATTCAAGTCTATAAATCCGCCGGGCGCTATCAAGCAGCCGCTCGCTTCTCGACCTGGCTCTTCACGATCGCACGGAATCTCTGCCTGAACGAAATCCGGCGCCGGAGCCGGCATCCCACCGAGGCTTTGGAGTCCGGGTCCTCGGAGGATGACGCACCTCCCCGGCAATGGGAGGACGACAAGGCGCCGACGCCGGGGGACCGGGCACTCGAGGGCGAACTGGAACAGCGCATTCAGGAAGCGCTCCACGATCTTCCGGAGAGTCAGCGGACGGCGTTGTTGCTCTGCCGCAACGAAGACATGGCATATGAGGACATTGCCCAGGTGCTGGGGTGTTCGCTTTCCGCGACCAAGTCGTTGATCCATCGGGCCCGCGAAACCTTGAAATCGAGGTTGAAACCTTACTTGCAGACCGGCGTCTGGAAGGCCTCCAGAGGTTCGAAAGCATGAAGATGAATCGGTCCGAAACTTTTCACCCGGCGTGGTGATTCTCATTCAGGCCTCGAGAACATGAACGATACCGAATATCTCCAATGGGTCGAACTCGGGTTGCGGCGAACGCTCACTCCCGCTGAATCCGAGCGATTCGAGCAATGGCTCGCGGCACACCCCGAACATCGGGAGCACTGGATCCTGGATGAACGATTGAGCACTTCACTCCGCTCCTTGCCCGACAGGGAGCTTTCTCCCCGATTCACCCAGCGCCTCCTGGGCCGGATCGAACACGAGGAGTCCATCGTCCGTTCGGGGGATGCGCCTGTCCAGCCGAGCCTCGCCTGGGCTTGGTTGCGGCGTTGGGCGAGGCCTGCCGCCCTCGTTGTGGTGTTGGCCGCGGGCGGTGTCACGGCGGTGCGCTCCACTCAAAACCGCGAGTTGGCCGACCAAGCGCGGAACGCCGTTTGGTTTGCCCAGCTTGCCAGCTTGCCGGCAGGTTCCTCGGTGCCGGCGGGGTCGGCTTCTGGTTTAACCTGGCTGCAAGATTACGACGCGATTTCCCGGCTGCCTTCCCTGAACGAGAGCGGCGCGCGGGCGGATACCGAACTGCTGGCTCTCCTCAAATAGCATTCACTCGTGCGCCCGGCTCAAGTCCATTTCTCCTGTGAAGCGAGCGTCCTCTGTAAGGGGGCGGTTCTTCGCGACTTGAGTCGAGGCATTGCGAATGGAGTTTTTTTATGCGCCAGCGTGTTCGCTTTTTTGACGTTATCGCCGGCGGGTCTCCACGCCGCCTCGGTGCCGGTGCCCACAAAAGAAGTGTCCTCCCATTCGATCGAACAATTCCGGAAGCTCCTTTCGATGCCGCAGAAAGACCGCGCCGGCATGCTTGGTTCGGAATCCGAAGTTCGGCGCAAATTGCTCGAAAGAAAACTCGCGGAATACGACGCCTTGCCGCCGGAGGAGCGTGAATCGAGATTGCGCGTCACCCAGTTGCGCGCCTATCTCTTGCCATTGATGACGGCGCCGCCGGACAGCCGCGCCTCACTGTTGAGTTCAGTCCCCGGGGAATGGCGGCCCGTGATTGAGCAGCGGCTGCAATTGTGGGATATTCTGCCGCCCCCGCTGCAGAAGGAGGTGCTCGCCTACGAAAGCACGATTCACTTTTTCCTGCGCCTCGAATCGAGTCCGCCCTCGAGCCGCGGCGCGATCAGTGCCTCGATGACCGAGGATCGCCGCCGGAGCATGGAAGCGAGCCTGACGGAATTCCAGGCGTTGGATCCTGACGAACAGCGGCAGGCCTTCGAGCGGTTTCAGGGTTTCTTTGGGTTGAGCGAGTCGGACCGGCAACGCGCCCTGCGCCAGCTTGCCAAGTCCTCGAAACTCCAGGTGGAACCCTTCTTGAACACGTTGGCTTTGATGAACACCGCTGACCGGCAAGGCCTTTTCGAGAGCTTCCAAAAGTTCGCCAAGCTCACACCGGAAGATCGATCTCTGTTCTTGGTGAACGCGGAACGATGGGAAGCCATGGATCCCGGCGAGCGTCGTGCCTGGAGAGGGATTCTGACCAGCCTGCCTCCGCTGCCCCCAGGGTTCGAGGCCGTCCGTCCGAGTTTGCCCGGTGCGCAGCCTGCGAGCGCTCCCCTTCCTGCCCTGAATACCGTGCGTTGAGGTTTCGAGTTTCCGCCGCCCTCCGGATGAGCGAAAGCAATCCCACCTCCCCCGTAATGGTCCGTCTGGCCTCACTCAAGGATCCCGCGGCCTTTCGCGCCCGACTCGACGAGTTAGGTCTGAGTTTGCCCTGTGCCGACACCCTGCTCTCCGGCGCCGAGTCGCCACTGGCCCGCCCGATTGAATCACCTCGCCTCAACGGCAGGCGCCTGGGCAATCGCCTGGCCATTCACCCCATGGAAGGTTGGGATGGCACGGCCGACGGACGCCCCAGCGAACTTGTTTTTCGTCGCTGGAGTCGATTCGGGCGCAGTGGCGCGAAACTCATTTTCGGCGGGGAAGCCATGGCCGTGCGGCCGGACGGACGGGCCAATCCCAGGCAGTTGATTCTCCAGGAGTCCACACGAAACGACCTCGCCGAACTGTGCCAGTCGCTTCGGAAGTCGCATCGTGACCGATTTGGAAGTGATGAGGACTTGGTGGTTGGATTTCAGCTCACGCATTCCGGCAGATTCTGCAAACCCCGTTCCCAGGATCGTTTTGAACCACGCGTGGCCTTTCGTCACCCGCTCCTCGACGCGCGGTTTCGCGTCACCGACGATTCGCAAGTGTTCACCGATGCCGAACT is drawn from Verrucomicrobiota bacterium and contains these coding sequences:
- a CDS encoding ATP-binding cassette domain-containing protein, yielding MNLPHRSPSHSENPGGSVVVIRGLTRVFKDFWGRPRARAVDGVDFDVRQGEVFGLLGPNGSGKSTTIKILLGLLHATSGHVEVFGHHPSHVPTKARIGYLPEESYLYRFLNSEETLDLFGGIFRLSKAERQRRTEQLLEMVGLKSVQRRSVGEFSKGMQRRIGLAQALINDPDLVILDEPTAGLDPVGCREVKDLILALARRGKTVILSSHLLADVEDVCDRVVVYYGGKVQALGSMKELLATPDSLRVTTPALSRETVASMISLLSKEVPAENIRLETPSRTLESLFLDIVEKARHAGGQTSGATSGNQVAAFIRGDSLSPETGPRILDRLAQAPLPKPAPASTTPETPREPLHDAGDAARLDRLTAAPSISPPQPTPSTMEPAPDPRLREAEGKLSSLVKPGPPRTHS
- a CDS encoding ABC transporter permease, whose translation is MAFWLIARNAFAELLRQPASLIVLFGASSFIGLSANVYYFGFGDDARLVKNMVLALVFLAGLFYVVLGASSTLAREIRAGTALTVLAKPVGRFAFLLGKFTGLGIALAFALALLGLCALLASRMAFDVTGAPDRLAASLYFAAIAGALAYGAVANYLGNRPFVGDSSLALALLMSLVFLGVNSFDRHGQFQTWGQGIDWRLIPATVLLLMALLILGAIALACTTRLDVGPTLALCSGIFLLGLMSDYLLQNALAQNASWAQLARAALPNLQLFWVADGLTPGKTIPWSYVAQSGAYAACLLIGTLSLALLSFRGRELAG
- a CDS encoding sigma-70 family RNA polymerase sigma factor — encoded protein: MSAVNDPDADLMLRVKRGDMRAFETLVEKYKQPVAHLIFRSLPDAAEAEDLAQAVFIQVYKSAGRYQAAARFSTWLFTIARNLCLNEIRRRSRHPTEALESGSSEDDAPPRQWEDDKAPTPGDRALEGELEQRIQEALHDLPESQRTALLLCRNEDMAYEDIAQVLGCSLSATKSLIHRARETLKSRLKPYLQTGVWKASRGSKA
- a CDS encoding DUF4880 domain-containing protein codes for the protein MNDTEYLQWVELGLRRTLTPAESERFEQWLAAHPEHREHWILDERLSTSLRSLPDRELSPRFTQRLLGRIEHEESIVRSGDAPVQPSLAWAWLRRWARPAALVVVLAAGGVTAVRSTQNRELADQARNAVWFAQLASLPAGSSVPAGSASGLTWLQDYDAISRLPSLNESGARADTELLALLK
- a CDS encoding DUF3106 domain-containing protein, whose protein sequence is MPQKDRAGMLGSESEVRRKLLERKLAEYDALPPEERESRLRVTQLRAYLLPLMTAPPDSRASLLSSVPGEWRPVIEQRLQLWDILPPPLQKEVLAYESTIHFFLRLESSPPSSRGAISASMTEDRRRSMEASLTEFQALDPDEQRQAFERFQGFFGLSESDRQRALRQLAKSSKLQVEPFLNTLALMNTADRQGLFESFQKFAKLTPEDRSLFLVNAERWEAMDPGERRAWRGILTSLPPLPPGFEAVRPSLPGAQPASAPLPALNTVR